The window TTCGAGGGCCTCTATTTTTCTGCTGACAAGTACGACATGGGCTCCGTATTCAGCGAGCGTTTTTGCGATCGCCTCACCGATCCCCCGGCTTGCGCCGGTGATGAGAGCGATCTTGCCTGTTAACGAGAAATCGATGGTTTTCATTCTTTCCTCCTGCAGTTTTTAGCAATTTCTTTCACAGTTCCCAGGCTGCCCGGGCTCCATCACCGGTGGCTTCGATGATCCTCCCGATCTTCCGCGCGTCCCCGATGACCACATGGGGGATGCCCGCGTCAACCAGGGCTTTTTTCAGATATTCCCGGGGCCTGAGTCCCGTGGCGACGATCACCTGGTCCACCGGGGAAAGGACCGATTCCGCTCCGTCGGAGACCACGGTCACGCTGTCGTTTCCGATGTCCGCTACGGACGTTCCGAAGAGCATGGTGCAGCCGGCGTCCCGGAGCCGCTTGTGCAGCATATACCCGTGGGAGGTGAACTTGAGCACCGGTGACCGTTTCAGTACTTCGACGATGATGACCCGGGCGCCTCTTTCGATACAATAGTCCGCCGTTTCCATCCCCGTCTGGCCGCCGCCGATGATGAGGACGTTCTTTCCCGGGGCCGTCTCTCCTTCAAGTACCTGCAGAGCCGTGCATACATGTTCCCTGTCGATGCCCGGTATCACGGGAATGATCGGTTCTCCCCCGCATGCCAGGATCACCATTCCTGGGCGGTGCTCCCTGAGCATGTCACCCGTGACGGACGTGGCGGTGCGTATTTCAACGCCCTTGCCCTTTGCCTGCTCGACAAGCCATTCGATCCACCGCCCATGGAGTTCCTTGAAAGGGGCCCGGGAACCTGTGCGGACAAGGCCGCCCGGAAACGGTTCCTTTTCAAAGAGGGTAACGTGGTGCCCGAGACGGGCCGCTTCATGAGCCGCCGTCAGGCCGCCGGGTCCCGCGCCGATGACCCAGAGGGTCCGCTTTTCACGGGCGGGATGGGAAGGATATGAGAGTTCCTGTCCCGTTTCGGGATTCAGGGCGCAGCGGACGCTTCCCTCCCCGAGCATCAGCCGTTCAATGCACCCCTGGTTGCAGGCGATGCAGGTGCAGATGTCACCGGTGCGATTTTCACGGCTCTTGATGAGAAAATCGGGGTCTGCCAGGAACTGGCGGCCGAAGGCGACCAGGTCTGCGTCACCGCGGCCGATGACCTCATCGGCCAGGGCCGGGTCGGTAAATCGGCCCACGGCGATGACGGGAACGGCAACGACGTCCTTTGCCTTTCGAGCGAGCCGGGCATTGAACCCCGGCTCATATTCCGCGGGAGCGCTGGTAATGCCCGCCGGGCTTCCATGGGTCCCGAAGGAGGCGTGGATGATATCGGCACCTGCTTTCACGAACGAGGGGAGAACCGGTTGAATGTCGTCAACGGAATACCCTCCCTTGATGGATTCATCGAGGGAAAGGCGCAGGGACAGGGGAAAGTCGGGGCCGACCCGTTTTCTCACCGCTTCAAGGATTTCCACAATGAAGCGGGAGCGGTTTTCCATGGGACCGCCGTAGGCATCGGTCCGCTGGTTCGCGAGTGGTGAGAGGAACTGCGTCAGCAGATACCCGTGGGCGCCGTGAACTTCAACGGCGTCGAAGCCCGCCTCCCTGGCGCGGCCGGCGGCGTCTCCGAAAGCGGCGATGATCTCACCGATGTCATCGGCGGTCATCTCCCGGGGGGGCGTTCGATAGATGAGGCTGGGAACTGCCGAAGGCCCGATGGCTGTTCCCGCGGCCAGAGAAAAGAAGCTTTCTCGGCCTGCATGATGCAGTTGTGCCGCTATCCTGCACCCTTCTTCATGGGCCTGTTCCGTCAGTTTTCTCAAGCCGGGGATGAAGCGGTCGTCGAACAGGCCGAGCTGGGTGTCGATGGCGAGGCCGTTCTGATGCACGCCGATGACCTCAGTTATGATCAGTCCCGGCCTGCCCTGAGCATGCCGTTTCAGGTAAGCGATGCTGGCTTCGCTGACGGTGCTGTCGGGATTGCCCAGGTTCGTGCCCATGGGTGCCATGACGGCACGGTTGGACAGTGTCATGGTATTGATCGTGATGGGTGAAAAAAGGCTGGCGAGGCGTTCGGTCATATTTTTCCTTTCCGCGGCGGACGGCGCGTTGCGGCTTTTTTTAAACGTGGGGAAGTCTATATCACTCGATGGCTCGCGTCAAGTTTCGAAGCCGAGGCATGCCGGCGACTGGATTCGTCGAAAGATTAAAATTCAATTCGCATAACTGATGAAGGGGCCTTGAAAGTTACTGATTATGAATGACGGCGAAGAGCGTTTCAAGGCCCTCAACGATGCGCGGGGCAGGCCGGCTGACCAGGTCGGCGTCGACCAGCCTGAGCGTGTCGAGGTCCACGGCGTCGCTTCCCTGCCGACGTGCCCACTGCCGTTTCACGTCTTCGATGGTCTCTCCTTTTTTCATCGATACGACGATGACGTAATCCGGTCTCGCCGCCGCCAGTTCCTCCATGGTGAACCGGGGATACCTGATGGGGATGTCGCCGGCGATATTGACGCCTCCGGCCAGAGTGATCAGCTCATTCAGAAAGGTGTCCCGGCCAGCCGTTATCAGCGTGCCGGAACCGATCTGGAAAAAGACCCGCTTCTTCGGCAGTCCCGCCGCCTGTGCGACAACCCGCTCCGTTCTTGTCTGCATGGAGCGTACCAGATCAACGGCCTCACTTTTTCTGCCGGTGATCACTCCGAGGCGCAGTACCATGTCCAGTATGTCATTGATGGTTTGCGGATTCACTACGTAAACGGGATACTTCATGTTCTCGAGAAGAACGACCGTTTCCTTCCTGTTGCCGTCGGCGGTAGCGATGATCAGGTCGGGTTCGAGGGATACGATCCTTTCGAGGGATGGGTTCGTCATTCCGCCCACGCGCTGCTTGTCATTCAAAGGGTAGTTGCAGAAAGACGTGACGCCGGCAATCTCTCCGTCCAGACCGATGGCGAAGAGCGTCTCCGTTATGTTGGGTGCCAGGGATATGATCCTGCGCGGTCGGTCCGGAAGGGTCACGGTTCTTCCCTCCTGGTCGATGACGGTCCGTTCACCCCCGGGGACGACGGGAACAAGAGCAAAAAGAACACAGGCAAACATCATGGAAAAGACAGTGAATTTTTTCATTGCCGAATTGCCTTCATTTTACGACAACCGCTGTTTCTGGCGGTCCGGTAACTACCGCCCTGTTTCTGCAGTCAACTCCCCGTGATATCCAC is drawn from Deltaproteobacteria bacterium and contains these coding sequences:
- a CDS encoding cobalamin-binding protein, which gives rise to MKKFTVFSMMFACVLFALVPVVPGGERTVIDQEGRTVTLPDRPRRIISLAPNITETLFAIGLDGEIAGVTSFCNYPLNDKQRVGGMTNPSLERIVSLEPDLIIATADGNRKETVVLLENMKYPVYVVNPQTINDILDMVLRLGVITGRKSEAVDLVRSMQTRTERVVAQAAGLPKKRVFFQIGSGTLITAGRDTFLNELITLAGGVNIAGDIPIRYPRFTMEELAAARPDYVIVVSMKKGETIEDVKRQWARRQGSDAVDLDTLRLVDADLVSRPAPRIVEGLETLFAVIHNQ
- a CDS encoding FAD-dependent oxidoreductase, which encodes MTERLASLFSPITINTMTLSNRAVMAPMGTNLGNPDSTVSEASIAYLKRHAQGRPGLIITEVIGVHQNGLAIDTQLGLFDDRFIPGLRKLTEQAHEEGCRIAAQLHHAGRESFFSLAAGTAIGPSAVPSLIYRTPPREMTADDIGEIIAAFGDAAGRAREAGFDAVEVHGAHGYLLTQFLSPLANQRTDAYGGPMENRSRFIVEILEAVRKRVGPDFPLSLRLSLDESIKGGYSVDDIQPVLPSFVKAGADIIHASFGTHGSPAGITSAPAEYEPGFNARLARKAKDVVAVPVIAVGRFTDPALADEVIGRGDADLVAFGRQFLADPDFLIKSRENRTGDICTCIACNQGCIERLMLGEGSVRCALNPETGQELSYPSHPAREKRTLWVIGAGPGGLTAAHEAARLGHHVTLFEKEPFPGGLVRTGSRAPFKELHGRWIEWLVEQAKGKGVEIRTATSVTGDMLREHRPGMVILACGGEPIIPVIPGIDREHVCTALQVLEGETAPGKNVLIIGGGQTGMETADYCIERGARVIIVEVLKRSPVLKFTSHGYMLHKRLRDAGCTMLFGTSVADIGNDSVTVVSDGAESVLSPVDQVIVATGLRPREYLKKALVDAGIPHVVIGDARKIGRIIEATGDGARAAWEL